The genomic window CTTGCCAATGAAATCGCAAAACGTCCCTCGAGGTTGCTACTGGTTATGCTTCTTGAATCATTACAGTCCACAGTTGAAGAGGTTAACATTTTTTCAACATCGGATCTCTTCTTACGTCAGCGTCTAAAATTAGTCGAAAGTTTATGGGAATCAGTATTAAAGGCTGAATGTGGTCAAGAATTAGTCGACCTGTTAGAGAAGTTACGAAAAATTTGCTCGCCGGAAGGACAAGTTACCGATAAACCGAAAACCTCTATTAATGAACTCATAGAAGGGTTAGAACTCAATGAAGCGATCCGCGCAGCAAGAGCGTTTGCCCTGTATTTTCAATTAATTAATATTGTTGAACAACATTACGAACAAAGAGATCAACAACTAAACCGACGGGCAACCTATCAAGAGTCAGAAAAAGCCCGAAACAACCACGCCAAGGAAGAAAACAAGGCAAATGGTTCGGTAGGAGCAGATTTATTGGAAAAAGCCTTAGTGGGAGGCACAGAAAACCAAGAAAAAGGCGGAACCTTTCACTGGTTATTCCCTCAATTGAAACGGTTAAACGTTCCCCCGCAACAAATCCAACGGTTATTAGAACAACTGGATATCCGCCTTGTTTTTACCGCTCACCCCACGGAAATCGTTCGTCATACCATCCGACTCAAACAAAGACGCATCGCCACCTTACTGAGACGCTTAGACTACGCAGAAGAGTCATTTCGGGGCATGGGGTTAAGTAGTTCCTGGGAGGCAGAATCGATTATTGAACAACTCAACGAAGAGATCCGTCTCTGGTGGCGGACTGATGAATTACATCAGTTTAAACCCAGTGTTCTCGACGAAGTGGACTATACTCTACACTATTTCGACGAAGTGTTATGTGACGCACTCCCCCAACTGTCTCAACGACTGCAACAGGCTCTAAAAGCCAATTTTCCCAGAATTAAACCCCCTCATAACACCTTCTGTCGCTTTGGATCTTGGGTAGGAGGCGATCGCGATGGGAACCCCTTCGTTACTCCAGAAGTAACCTGGAGAACCGCTTGTTATCAACGTAATCTAATTTTAGAAAAATATTTGGCAGCTATTGAAGATTTAACCGAGATTTTAAGCTCATCCTTGCATTGGAGTAATGTATCTCAGGATCTCCTGGACTCCTTAGAACGCGATCGCGTGGCCATGCCTGAAATTTATGATGAGTTGGCCATTCGTTACCGTCAAGAACCCTATCGCCTCAAATTAGCTTATATTGAAAAACGTTTAGAAACCACCCGCGATCGCAATAACCATCTGGCTAACCCAGAGAAACGACAAATTCTAACCGAAGAAACACCCCCCAATATTTACCACTCTGGGGAAGAATTTGAAGCAGAATTACAACTCATCAAGCGGAATTTAGAAGAAACTGGGTTAAAATGCCAAGCCCTTGAAAATCTCATTTTTCAAGCGCAAATGTTCGGCTTTACCCTCACACAATTAGATTTCCGTCAAGAATCTTCCCGTCACTCCGAAACCATCGAAGTCATTGCCAATTATTTAAACGTTTTACCCCGTCCCTACGGCGAACTATCCGAGACAGAAAAGGTCAATTGGTTAGTGGGGGAACTACAAACTCGTCGTCCTCTGATTCCGATGGAAATGCCATTCGATGAGAAAACCATCGAAACCATTGAAACCATGCGGATGTTGCGCTATCTTCAACAGGAGTTTGGTGTCGAAATTTGTCAAACCTACATCATCAGCATGACCAACGATGTCAGCGATGTGTTAGAAGTGTTGTTATTAGCCAAAGAAGCAGGACTTTACGATCCTGGAACCAGTACCACCACCATTCGCATTGTTCCCCTGTTTGAAACGGTAGACGACTTAAAACGGGCCCCTGAGATCATGGATGCGTTGTTTAAGTTAACCTTATATCGGGCGGCGTTAGCTGGGGGTTATGACTACTTAGACGAAGCCAAAAAAGAACAATTACCACCCCCAGAGTTACAACCAGCCAACCTACAAGAGATCATGGTAGGTTATTCCGATAGTAATAAAGATTCTGGTTTCTTGAGCAGTAACTGGGAAATACATAAGGCCCAAAAATCCCTACAAAAAGTTGCAGAACCTTACGGTTTAGCCTTAAGACTGTTTCATGGTCGTGGGGGTTCCGTGGGACGGGGTGGCGGTCCTGCTTATGCTGCTATTTTAGCCCAACCCACCGGTACTATTAACGGACGCATCAAAATCACCGAACAAGGGGAAGTTTTGGCTTCTAAATACTCCTTACCAGAACTGGCCTTATATAACCTAGAAACGGCAACCACGGCGGTGATCCAAGCCAGTTTACTAGGGAGTGGGTTTGATGATATTGTTCCTTGGAACGACATTATGGAAGAGTTGGCTAGTAGTGCCAGGAAAGCTTATCGTAGTTTGATTTATGAGCAACCAGACTTCTTAGACTTCTTCCTATCCGTCACTCCTATCCCCGAAATTAGTCAATTACAGATTAGTTCTCGCCCTGCCAGGAGAAAAAGTGGTAAAAAAGATTTAAGTACCTTACGGGCAATTCCTTGGGTGTTTAGTTGGACTCAAAGTCGTTTTCTTTTGCCGGCTTGGTATGGAG from Crocosphaera subtropica ATCC 51142 includes these protein-coding regions:
- the ppc gene encoding phosphoenolpyruvate carboxylase, with the protein product MLLESLQSTVEEVNIFSTSDLFLRQRLKLVESLWESVLKAECGQELVDLLEKLRKICSPEGQVTDKPKTSINELIEGLELNEAIRAARAFALYFQLINIVEQHYEQRDQQLNRRATYQESEKARNNHAKEENKANGSVGADLLEKALVGGTENQEKGGTFHWLFPQLKRLNVPPQQIQRLLEQLDIRLVFTAHPTEIVRHTIRLKQRRIATLLRRLDYAEESFRGMGLSSSWEAESIIEQLNEEIRLWWRTDELHQFKPSVLDEVDYTLHYFDEVLCDALPQLSQRLQQALKANFPRIKPPHNTFCRFGSWVGGDRDGNPFVTPEVTWRTACYQRNLILEKYLAAIEDLTEILSSSLHWSNVSQDLLDSLERDRVAMPEIYDELAIRYRQEPYRLKLAYIEKRLETTRDRNNHLANPEKRQILTEETPPNIYHSGEEFEAELQLIKRNLEETGLKCQALENLIFQAQMFGFTLTQLDFRQESSRHSETIEVIANYLNVLPRPYGELSETEKVNWLVGELQTRRPLIPMEMPFDEKTIETIETMRMLRYLQQEFGVEICQTYIISMTNDVSDVLEVLLLAKEAGLYDPGTSTTTIRIVPLFETVDDLKRAPEIMDALFKLTLYRAALAGGYDYLDEAKKEQLPPPELQPANLQEIMVGYSDSNKDSGFLSSNWEIHKAQKSLQKVAEPYGLALRLFHGRGGSVGRGGGPAYAAILAQPTGTINGRIKITEQGEVLASKYSLPELALYNLETATTAVIQASLLGSGFDDIVPWNDIMEELASSARKAYRSLIYEQPDFLDFFLSVTPIPEISQLQISSRPARRKSGKKDLSTLRAIPWVFSWTQSRFLLPAWYGVGTALESFLQQEPNENLKLLRYFYLKWPFFKMVISKVEMTLSKVDLQIAHHYVKELSQPEDIERFNKVFERISQEYHRTRDIILSINEQPKLLEGDAGLQRSVQLRNGTIVPLGFLQVSLLKRLRQYTRQAESGVIHFRYSKEELLRGALLTINGIAAGMRNTG